From Aedes albopictus strain Foshan chromosome 1, AalbF5, whole genome shotgun sequence, one genomic window encodes:
- the LOC109405673 gene encoding regucalcin, protein MTSYKVEQLPSPLNVLGEGPHWSIEKQSLYYNDIYGGTIHRYDYAENKTFTAKIDGYPVISFIIPVKDSKTEFIIGTDKKITLIEWDGISEQAKFLKTIGEVEFDLPDNRFNDAKTDSKGRFYAGTMRLEAKGDIFEARLGTFYRYDAKQNKFIVLKENIGVSNGLCWNESGNLLYYIDSCDLDVKEFHVDENGDISNERKVVDFTVNEDRPPFVPDGMTIDTKGFLYVATFGGSSVYKINPKNGKIELEIKLPCEQVTSAAFGGPNLDILFVTTAAKEFKSPQPPPAGALFKVTGLNAKGTPMYSVDLS, encoded by the exons atGACTTCCTATAAAGTGGAGCAACTACCATCACCCTTGAATGTATTGGGAGAAG GCCCTCACTGGAGTATAGAAAAGCAGTCTTTATACTATAATGATATCTATGGTGGAACTATCCATCGATACGACTATGCAGAGAACAAAACATTTACTGCAAAAATAG ATGGATACCCAGTTATTTCATTCATTATCCCGGTGAAGGACAGCAAGACTGAATTCATAATTGGAACTGATAAGAAAATTACTCTCATTGAGTGGGACGGCATTTCTGAACAAGCTAAATTTTTGAAAACGATCGGAGAGGTTGAGTTTGATTTACCGGACAACCGGTTCAATGATGCCAAAACGGACTCCAAAGGTCGTTTCTATGCAGGAACTATGAGACTAGAAGCAAAAGGAgacattttcgaagcacgccttGGAACTTTTTACCGATACGATGCCAAGCAGAACAAGTTTATTGTGTTGAAGGAAAATATTGGCGTTTCCAATGGACTATGCTGGAACGAGAGTGGCAATTTGCTGTATTATATTGATTCATGCGACTTGGATGTCAAGGAGTTTCACGTGGACGAAAATGGAGATATTT CAAATGAGAGAAAAGTAGTCGATTTTACTGTCAATGAAGATCGTCCCCCTTTCGTTCCTGACGGAATGACTATTGATACGAAAGGATTCTTATACGTGGCGACCTTTGGCGGCTCTTCAGTTTACAAAATTAATCCCAA GAATGGAAAAATCGAATTAGAAATAAAATTGCCGTGCGAACAAGTTACTTCGGCCGCTTTTGGAGGTCCAAACCTTGACATTCTTTTTGTGACAACCGCAGCAAAGGAATTTAAATCGCCGCAACCTCCTCCAGCAGGCGCACTGTTTAAGGTCACCGGTCTGAATGCGAAAGGAACGCCAATGTACAGTGTTGACTTGAGTTAA